One part of the Humulus lupulus chromosome 9, drHumLupu1.1, whole genome shotgun sequence genome encodes these proteins:
- the LOC133800167 gene encoding uncharacterized protein LOC133800167, whose product MVAELLDLKEYVKSQFIVVTALFSAMQEKFDTVFVDAFDKEVLFICEENDSDDDDKGSDNDHEKSNENEEEANEEEEEDIGKDEGEDKGEDRNFGVDIKGKQNEISEEDDDEVDNEDTESDTEHKVADVVATVSDVVKLMKEREIDASNESMDFRDDAATFS is encoded by the exons ATGGTTGCAGAATTATTGGATTTGAAGGAGTATGTGAAGTCTCAATTTATTGTTGTTACTGCTTTGTTTTCTGCTATGCAGGAGAAGTTTGACACTGTTTTTGTGGATGCTTTTGATAAAGAAGTGTTGTTTATAT GTGAAGAGAATGATTCTGATGATGATGATAAAGGGAGTGACAACGATCATGAGAAGAGTAATGAAAATGAAGAAGAGGCTaacgaggaagaagaagaggatattgGGAAAGACGAAGGCGAGGACAAGGGGGAAGATAGAAATTTTGGTGTAGATATTAAAGGAAAGCAAAATGAGATtagtgaagaagatgatgatgaggtTGACAATGAAGACACTGAGAGTGACACGGAACATAAG GTGGCTGATGTTGTAGCAACTGTATCTGATGTTGTGAAACTTATGAAGGAGCGTGAAATTGATGCTTCTAATGAATCTATGGATTTTAGAGATGATGCAGCTACTTTTTCTTAG